From the genome of Croceibacterium atlanticum:
TTGCCCAGATAGGACCAGACCTGTTCATGGCTGGCTTCCGCGCCCAGAACGCTGACGAGGTTGAGCAGCAGGCCATAGGTGACAGGCAGTGTTTCCCCTGCCCCGTCCGGATTCCCTTCCGCATTGAGCAAGTGCCAGGCCGGATTGCCCAATTGCTTGTCCAGATCCTGTCCGGGAATCCGTTCGCGGAACTGCCAATATTCATCCACCGCACGGGGGATGACGCCGACATGCAGCTGCTTGGCGCTCTTCGGCTCGCGGAACAGATAGAAGGACAGGCTTTCCTCGCTGCCATAGGTCAGCCATTCCTCGATCGTCAGGCCATTGCCCTTCGACTTGGAAATCTTCTCCCCATTCTGGTCGAGGAACAATTCGTAGATCAGGCCCTCCGGCCGGCGGCCGCCCAGCGCCTTCACGATCCGGCCGGACTGGGTGCCGCTATCGGTCAGATCCTTGCCATACATCTCGTAATCGACGCCCAGGGCGTACCAGCGCATCGCCCAGTCGACTTTCCATTGCAGCTTGGCCCCACCGCCGAAAATGCAGTGTTCAACCGTTTCACCTTCATCCTGGAAACGGACCATGCCGGCATCGGCATCCACCACTTCGACCGGCACCTGCAACACGATGCCGCTTTTCCCACTGATCGGCAGTACGGGGGAATATGTCTGGCGCCGTTCCTCCCGCAGGGTCGGCAGCATGATATCCATGATCGCATCGTAATGGCGCAGCACATTGGCCAGCGCATCGTCGAAACCGCCGGAATTATAGCGGTCCGATGCAGCGATGAATTCATATTCGAAGCCGAAGCGGTCAAGGAATTCGCGCAGCTTCGCATTGTTGTGATGGGCGAAGCTTTCATACTTGCCGAACGGGTCCGGAATCCGGCTCAACGGCTTGCCCAGATTGGCCTGGAGAAGATCCTGATTCGGGACATTGTCGGGCACCTTGCGCAACCCGTCCATATCGTCGCTGAAGGCAACCAGCCGCGTCGGCGCAGGCGCCCCGCCCTTCGCGGCCACGATTTCATAGGCCTTGCGCACCAATGTCGTGCGGAGCACTTCCTGGAAGGTGCCGATATGCGGCAGGCCCGATGGGCCATAGCCTGTTTCAAACAGCACCGGTTCCCCACCCGGCTTGCCATCGGGGAAGCGCTTGGCGATTTTCATCGCCTCCTGGAACGGCCAGGCTTTGGACACGCGGGCGGCGGAGATAAGCGCTTCGTCAATCATGGTGCCGCGCCTTTCGCGGATGCCGCGGTTGGTTGCAAGTGCCGAAGCTGGCATGGGGCCAGCCGCCCCGGTTTCGGGCGGTTCGGAACGGTCCGGCCCATTTCCGGTTGGTGAGGAGAAAAACGGGAGTTACCCTTGGATTATATCGCCATTCTTCGTGAACAGGTGGAGGGCATGTGGGCGGCCTCCATCGCATTATTGCCGAATATCGCCATTGCCCTGATCATCCTCTTCATCACCTGGCTGGTGAGCAAATTCGCCGTCGGCATCGCCCAGCGTATCGTCGGCAAGACGCAGATGCGTGAAAGCCTGCGCCGGCTGGTCGAAACGCTGACACGGGTCGGCATCTGGGTTTTCGGCCTGCTGGCGGCTGCCGCTGTCGTCATTCCGGGCTTCACCCCGGCGGGGCTGATTGCCGGGCTGGGAATTGGCGCAGTTGCCATCGGCTTCGCCTTTCAGGACATTTTCGAAAATTTCTTCGCCGGCGTGCTGATCATGCTGCGCGAAAAGATGCAGATCGGCGATTACATCGAGGCGGAGGGGATCGACGGCAATGTGGAGAAGATCACTCTGCGTGAAACCCATATCCGCCAGTTTTCGGGCGAGCTGACGATCCTGCCCAATTCCATGATCTTCAAGAACCCCGTGAAAATCTTCACCGACATGCCGGAACGGCGGTTCGATATCACGGTCGGCGTTTCCTATGACAGCGATCTGGAGAAATCGGAGGCCGTAATCCGCAAGGCGGTGGAATCGGTGGAAACGATCGCCAAGGATCGCGGGGCGGAAGTCTATGCCGTGGAATTCGGCGCCAGTTCGATCGATTTCCTGGTCCGCTGGTGGGTCGATACCAAGAACCAGAACCTGTTTGCGGTGAAGCAGGAAGTCATCTTCGCCGTGAAGAAGGCACTGGATGAAGCGGAGATAGAAATTCCGTTTCCCTATGTTACCCACACTTTCAAGGAAACGGTGCCCCTGCCCCGCCGTTCGGCAGGATCGGCCGAAGTCTAGGACAGTTTATTACACCTCCCCCTCTTTGCGCCAGGCGGCCCCTGTGGCAATCTGGCGCAAAATAAAAGATGGGGGAGAGAAACATGGCCCGACAGGCCTATCCGGACGTGCCGTTATTTCGGTACGACTACACCGATCTGGACAAGGCCCGGATCGCGCAGGCACTTGCCGCCCCGGCGCAGGCTGGCCCTGCCAGCAGGAGCGAACTGGACGACAGGCTCGCCGGGACAACTCTTACCATAATCACCGAAGATGCCGGCCCGCTGAGCTGGCAATTCAGGCCGGGGCGCCGGCTGGCCTTTGACGGCAAGGAATGTGGATATGGCGCGCTGGCCCTGGGCCATGTGACGCTGATCGCCCATCTGGTGCCGGGCACGACCACCGGCTTTGCCATTGCTTGGGACCGGGACAACGGCCTGGCCACGGTCTTCGAACTCTGGTTCGGAGACGGACCGGCCCCTGTGGCGCGCGAGGTGAACCGGGCAATCCATTTTGGCAAGGTCGAAAACACGCCCGCCACACAGGACAGGCACCAGCCGACCGCCCGCGTGGAAGGCCGCGCCCTTTCCTGGACGGAGGACACCGGCAACCGTACGATCGATTATTACCCATCCGCCATGTATTCGCATTGGGTGGAGCTGGACCGGCTGAATGAAGGACGCGGCTATTCCGCCCCTTCGGACTACATACAGCTGACCGAGGATATCTACGCCTATACGCGGACCGAGTCCGAGTTTTCGGGCCTGTGGCATATGTATCTGATGGATATGAACCGGCTGGAATCGGTCGGCTTGCGGCTCGGCTTCAACGGCGCGGACGAGCTGGAATATTACATGTTCCGGGGCACGGGCGAATGGCTGGGCCAGATCGCCCGGTTCGAGGAATTCGGCGATGTAAGCGGCGATCCGATCAAGATCGAAAACGGCAAGAAGGGCGAAAGGCGGATCTATCGCCCGCTGCAGACAATGCCCAGGATGACGCCCGAACAGGTTGCCGCCGCAGTTGCCCGGGGGCCGAAGATATTCGACGGTCCCAGTATCATGGCCGGGAACGGCCTGCCGCCGAGCAAGGCCATGGCAGGGCGGAATTTCACGGTGCGCTATGATGCCGGGCCGGTCATGGAATACCGGATCACCGGCCCGGACAGGCTGGAATGGCGCAAGGACGGTTCCGGCGGATGGACCGGGGCCCGATATAATGCGTGGGAAACCATGCCCGGCGTCTTCATCTTCGGACATTTCCTGGAAGGGTCGAAGGATCATGACGGCCATATTGTCGTCGCCGATTTCGAAAGTGGCATGGCCACCTGCTTCCACGGCTATCTGAACACGCCCTTCTTCGCGAATGAAGCGGGCGCGGAAACCTGGTTCGGCAAGCTGGAGGGTGCGGAAGTTCCCGATCCGGGCGGCAAGCGGCACGAACGGACGATGGACATGATCGGCCGTGCCTTCACCTGGAACTATTCCCCCGGCCTGACCTCCATGCATGTCTATTCCACGCCCAATACGGTCAGCTGGGTAATCTTCACCCCGGATGGCCATGGCGGCACGGAATGGAGCGGCACGGGCGATTTCATCAAGATCCGCGACCAGCTCTATTTCTGCCGCTGGCAGGAAGAGGCCTGCAACGGCACGCTGGGCACCATCCTCATCAACATGCGCACCATGCATGACAGCGGCATCGGCTATCATTGCGGCGAGGAAGGTCTGTCCATCAGCGCGATAGGCGCCTTTGCGCGCCATGCCGGCAAGATCGATGTCGACAAGTTCTTCGGAGGCAAGGCATGAGCAAGGACAGGATTTCCACCGATCGCCGCGCATTCCTCAAGACTGGCGCATTGATTGCCACGCCGATTGCCGCCGTTACTCCGGTGGCGGCGCTGGCCGATGATGGGACCAGGGCCCGGCTCGCAAGGATGGAGGATGAACGCGCCATCGGGCAAATCCACCGGGCAGCCCTGCGGAGCCTGAATGCAAGCGGCGATTGCGGCAGGTTTGCCGCCTGCGCGGATGCAATCAGGATCGATCCGCATATGCGCGCGATCACGGAAGATCAGGCGGCAGAGCCGGAACTGACCATCGCGGAAGATGGGCTGAAGGCCCGCTATCGTTCCACTTGCCAGGTAGAGGTGGAAACCGAATTCACCGGCCATTCCACCCTTGAACGGATGGCCCGCTTCCAGGGTCAGGGATTCCACCGGCATGTTGAGCGCAAGAGGCTGGAAGCCGATTATGTGAAGAAAGCCGAAGGTTGGCAGATCGCAAGCCTGCGTCTTGCCTGATCACCCTTGATCCATGCCTTCGTTTCGCAATTCAATTGGGGAGAATTTGATACAATGAGAATGAAGATTGCTGCTGCGGTCGGGCTTGCAGCGCTTGCCGCCGGCTGCGCCTCCAATGAAGGGGAAGCCGGCACCAGCATCACCCTGGCAGGGGCCGAAGCATGTTCGGCCGACCAGATCGGATCGCTCGACGGCGAAACGAAATGGGTGGAAGCGGCAGAAGGTCTTCCCGCCTATTGCGAAGTCACCGCCACGCTGCACCCGGCAGAAGGGTCCGATATCGGTGTCGTCTATCGCCTGCCGGAAAGCTGGAACGGCAAGATCCTGGGCATTGGCGGCGGCGGCTGGGCCGGAAATGTCACGTTGATGGCCGCCAGCGAAGGGCTGAAAAAAGGTTATGCCACCTTGCAGACAGATGGCGGCAATGCCGGGACCGATGTGTGGAACAATGGCTGGATCGCCGAAAATCCCGAAGCGGCAAAGGATTTCAGCTACCGCGCGATCCACGAACTGACCGTGGCGGGCAAGCAGCTGGTCGAAGCAGTTTATGGCCAAAAACAGGATCGCGCCTATTTCCAGGGCTGTTCCACCGGCGGACGCATGGCGTTGATGGAAGCGCAGCGTTTCCCGGATGATTATGACGCGATCAGTGCCGGCGCGCCGGTCTATTCATTGCAGGTGCAAACCAGCGCCGTTTTGCGCAACAATACATTCGCCCGCAATAATGGTGGCTTCAGCGCGGAAGATCTGCAACTCGCCAATAATGCCGCCCTCGCCGCCTGCGACAGCGCCGATGGCGTGGAAGACGGCATCATCAACGATCCGCGCCAGTGCAGCTGGGATCCGGCCGAATTGCAATGCGATGGCGCCAAGACCGATAGCTGCCTTGCCCCGGCGCAGGTGACTGCGCTCAAGACAATCTATGAAGGCATCAGGACGCCGGAAGATGAATGGGCGATGTTCCCCATGAGCAAGGGCGGCGAAACGGGCTGGAGCCTGTTTGTCGGCACCGAAGGCACGGGCGAAGATGCCACCGGCGGCGGCGGGCTCAAGAATCTGGAACCGCTGCTGTTTGGCGGCCGCTCGGTCGATTTCGCCACGCTCTCAGCGGAAAAGGACGTGCCCGAACTGCGCAGCAGCGATTTCGCCAGGATGTATGAGGCAACCGATCCGGATCTTTCCGCCTTCTTCGCCAATGGCGGCAAGCTGATCCTGTGGCATGGTGAAAACGATCCGGGTCCGAGCCCGGTCGGCGCCAATGATTATGCCAGGGCCGTTCTGAACACGGCGGAAGGCGCATCGGACAATATGCGCTACTTCCTGTTGCCCGGCGTCGAACATTGCGCCGGGGGACCGGGCGCCGACATGATCGAATGGCTGGACACGCTGGACGACTGGGCCAGCGGCGGCGAAGCGCCGGAACGGGTGATCGGGACCAAGCGCGACGGATCGTTGACCCGTCCGCATTGCGCATGGCCCAATGTCGCCGAATACAAGGGCGAAGGCGAAGCGAACGATCCGGCCAATTGGCAATGCGTGGCGCGTAAGAGCTAGAGGCTTGCCTCCTCCGACCCCGGCGGGCAATCAGGTCCGGGGTCGGAACAGGAGGGAACGGAACTTGGCTCGACATCTGATTGCTACCGCACTGACTTGTTGCGCCGCGCTGGCTTCCGGGCCGGCCTTCGCGGCACAGTCTCTGGTGCTGGACCATGTTCGCATGGTGGACCTTGCCGGGCAGGAACCGGCGATTGGATCTGACCGGACGCTGGTCATCACTGATGGCCATATCGTCTATGCGGGCGATGCGGACCGTGCCCCCTCCCCCGAGGATGCAAGGCGGATCGACGCCAGCGGGCTGACGCTGATGCCCGGCCTGGTGGACATGCATGTCCATGTCTGGGACGAGGCGGCTCTGGGCGCCTATCTGGCCCATGGCGTCACCACTATTCGCAACATGTCGGGGATGCCGTTCCATCTCGATATGCAGCGCCGGATCGAAAGCGGGGAATTGGCCGGCCCGCGGCTCATGACAACGGGGCCCATCCTGAACAGCGCAGGCCCCAATGCGCAGATCAATCATCAATTGGTGGAAGATGCCGCATCCGCCCGCGAAGCGGTCCGCTGGCAGCATGAAGCGGGCTTTCGCCATCTGAAGCTCTATTCTAACCTCCGGCGCGATGCCTTCCACGCCGTGGTGGACCAAGCCGGAAAACTGGGCATGACCATGACCGGCCATACGCCCGAGGGCGAGCGATTGGCGGGCATCCCCGCAGAACGCGATTTCGTCATCCCGTTCGACGAGGTGCTGGCCGCCGGATTCACCACGATCGAACATAATGAATCCATTCTGTGGCACGGTTTGCACGACCGGCAGGATCCCGTTGGCGCCCGGGAACTCGCGGG
Proteins encoded in this window:
- a CDS encoding tannase/feruloyl esterase family alpha/beta hydrolase, giving the protein MRMKIAAAVGLAALAAGCASNEGEAGTSITLAGAEACSADQIGSLDGETKWVEAAEGLPAYCEVTATLHPAEGSDIGVVYRLPESWNGKILGIGGGGWAGNVTLMAASEGLKKGYATLQTDGGNAGTDVWNNGWIAENPEAAKDFSYRAIHELTVAGKQLVEAVYGQKQDRAYFQGCSTGGRMALMEAQRFPDDYDAISAGAPVYSLQVQTSAVLRNNTFARNNGGFSAEDLQLANNAALAACDSADGVEDGIINDPRQCSWDPAELQCDGAKTDSCLAPAQVTALKTIYEGIRTPEDEWAMFPMSKGGETGWSLFVGTEGTGEDATGGGGLKNLEPLLFGGRSVDFATLSAEKDVPELRSSDFARMYEATDPDLSAFFANGGKLILWHGENDPGPSPVGANDYARAVLNTAEGASDNMRYFLLPGVEHCAGGPGADMIEWLDTLDDWASGGEAPERVIGTKRDGSLTRPHCAWPNVAEYKGEGEANDPANWQCVARKS
- a CDS encoding lysine--tRNA ligase, with the translated sequence MIDEALISAARVSKAWPFQEAMKIAKRFPDGKPGGEPVLFETGYGPSGLPHIGTFQEVLRTTLVRKAYEIVAAKGGAPAPTRLVAFSDDMDGLRKVPDNVPNQDLLQANLGKPLSRIPDPFGKYESFAHHNNAKLREFLDRFGFEYEFIAASDRYNSGGFDDALANVLRHYDAIMDIMLPTLREERRQTYSPVLPISGKSGIVLQVPVEVVDADAGMVRFQDEGETVEHCIFGGGAKLQWKVDWAMRWYALGVDYEMYGKDLTDSGTQSGRIVKALGGRRPEGLIYELFLDQNGEKISKSKGNGLTIEEWLTYGSEESLSFYLFREPKSAKQLHVGVIPRAVDEYWQFRERIPGQDLDKQLGNPAWHLLNAEGNPDGAGETLPVTYGLLLNLVSVLGAEASHEQVWSYLGNYIHDADPDRHPNLNVLVDCALAYNRDFVAPTLQKRAPAENEAAALRALDAVLADAAEDTPAEDLQTSVYEIGKQEEFGFENLRDWFRALYETLLGSSQGPRMGSFIALYGVANSRRLIAEALARA
- a CDS encoding MoaF N-terminal domain-containing protein; its protein translation is MARQAYPDVPLFRYDYTDLDKARIAQALAAPAQAGPASRSELDDRLAGTTLTIITEDAGPLSWQFRPGRRLAFDGKECGYGALALGHVTLIAHLVPGTTTGFAIAWDRDNGLATVFELWFGDGPAPVAREVNRAIHFGKVENTPATQDRHQPTARVEGRALSWTEDTGNRTIDYYPSAMYSHWVELDRLNEGRGYSAPSDYIQLTEDIYAYTRTESEFSGLWHMYLMDMNRLESVGLRLGFNGADELEYYMFRGTGEWLGQIARFEEFGDVSGDPIKIENGKKGERRIYRPLQTMPRMTPEQVAAAVARGPKIFDGPSIMAGNGLPPSKAMAGRNFTVRYDAGPVMEYRITGPDRLEWRKDGSGGWTGARYNAWETMPGVFIFGHFLEGSKDHDGHIVVADFESGMATCFHGYLNTPFFANEAGAETWFGKLEGAEVPDPGGKRHERTMDMIGRAFTWNYSPGLTSMHVYSTPNTVSWVIFTPDGHGGTEWSGTGDFIKIRDQLYFCRWQEEACNGTLGTILINMRTMHDSGIGYHCGEEGLSISAIGAFARHAGKIDVDKFFGGKA
- a CDS encoding mechanosensitive ion channel family protein codes for the protein MDYIAILREQVEGMWAASIALLPNIAIALIILFITWLVSKFAVGIAQRIVGKTQMRESLRRLVETLTRVGIWVFGLLAAAAVVIPGFTPAGLIAGLGIGAVAIGFAFQDIFENFFAGVLIMLREKMQIGDYIEAEGIDGNVEKITLRETHIRQFSGELTILPNSMIFKNPVKIFTDMPERRFDITVGVSYDSDLEKSEAVIRKAVESVETIAKDRGAEVYAVEFGASSIDFLVRWWVDTKNQNLFAVKQEVIFAVKKALDEAEIEIPFPYVTHTFKETVPLPRRSAGSAEV
- a CDS encoding amidohydrolase family protein; amino-acid sequence: MARHLIATALTCCAALASGPAFAAQSLVLDHVRMVDLAGQEPAIGSDRTLVITDGHIVYAGDADRAPSPEDARRIDASGLTLMPGLVDMHVHVWDEAALGAYLAHGVTTIRNMSGMPFHLDMQRRIESGELAGPRLMTTGPILNSAGPNAQINHQLVEDAASAREAVRWQHEAGFRHLKLYSNLRRDAFHAVVDQAGKLGMTMTGHTPEGERLAGIPAERDFVIPFDEVLAAGFTTIEHNESILWHGLHDRQDPVGARELAGRIAAAGVPVTPTLVAYRNLIHVAETNGAYAQRPGTEWMNPVLRPIEADNVASWAMRDAAPYADSIRFLGTMAAMMQDAGVMLVTGSDAGIFVNPPGLSLIDEMTLLAEAGLTPAQVLKAATANPAIVLGEAGLAGCLEEGCRADLVLYDCDPLAEIACTAKPQAVIRNGEYLDRAALDAMLDAATRQDPQRTMRNLAEGMTAQGSELPPGF